The Coregonus clupeaformis isolate EN_2021a chromosome 8, ASM2061545v1, whole genome shotgun sequence genome has a segment encoding these proteins:
- the LOC121571900 gene encoding adseverin isoform X1 codes for MVLYHREFDKAGRVAGLQIWRIEKIELCPVPENLHGNFYVGDAYVVLHTVKQRDSCFYDLHYWLGKECSQDESTAAAIFTVQLDDFLGGKPVQYRELQGFESTAFTRYFKGGITYKAGGVASGFHHVVTNDLSARRLFHIKGRRVVRATEVTLNWSSFNRGDCFIVDLGAVIYQWCGSECNKFELLKAAQVAAGIRDNERNGRAKLVVVEEGSEPSELTEVLGNKPDLPEGDDNDDMVADISNRKMAKLYMVSDASGAMQVTLVSEENPFSQSHLLSDECFILDHGKSKMIFVWKGRNANPSERKTAMKTAEGFIQQMGYPPNTQIQVLPEGGETPIFKQFFQGWRDKNQSEGLGKVFVTERIAKIHQVEFDASKLHESQSMAAQYNMVDDSTGDTQIFRVETSGRVPVDPKTYGQFYGGDCYIILYTYKRGQIIYTWQGASSTLDELTASAFLTVELDRSLGGNAVQVRVSQGKEPAHLLSLFKAKPLIVYKSGTSRIGGQAPAAPTRLFQVRRNLGTITRVAEVEAEAGSLNSNDAYLLKLPAGGSYLWVGKGASEDEEQGAQYLSQVLMCQTQRIVEGQEPADLWAALGGKKEYQTSERLESKSLTQQPRLFACSNKTGRFIIEEVPGEFSQEDLAEDDVMLLDIWDHVFVWIGKDANEVERTESVKSAKTYIETDPGGRDKRTSIVMVKQGHEPPTFTGWFLGWDAARWNSDTVARTMKTLQI; via the exons ATGGTGCTCTACCACAGGGAGTTTGACAAGGCAGGCAGGGTAGCCGGTCTCCAGATATGGAGGATAGAGAAGATTGAGCTGTGCCCTGTGCCTGAGAACCTGCACGGGAACTTCTATGTTGGGGACGCGTACGTGGTCCTCCACACTGTCAAACAGCGGGATAGCTGTTTCTACGACCTGCACTACTGGCTGG GGAAGGAGTGCAGCCAGGATGAGAGCACGGCAGCGGCTATCTTTACTGTTCAGCTGGATGATTTTCTAGGAGGGAAGCCTGTCCAGTACCGAGAACTGCAGGGGTTCGAGTCCACTGCCTTCACACGATACTTCAAGGGAGGCATCACATACAAA GCCGGAGGCGTGGCCTCTGGGTTCCATCACGTGGTCACCAACGACCTGTCAGCTCGGAGACTATTCCACATCAAAGGTCGCCGCGTCGTCAGGGCAACCGAGGTCACCCTCAACTGGTCCAGCTTCAACAGAGGGGACTGTTTCATCGTGGACCTGGGAGCA GTTATCTACCAGTGGTGCGGTTCAGAGTGCAACAAGTTTGAGCTCCTGAAGGCAGCGCAGGTGGCTGCCGGTATCCGTGACAACGAGAGGAATGGCCGAGCAAAGCTGGTTGTCGTGGAGGAAGGGAGCGAGCCGTCTGAGTTAACTGAG GTGCTTGGCAACAAGCCAGATCTACCAGAAGGTGATGACAATGATGATATGGTGGCAGATATCTCCAACAGGAAGATGGCCAAACTCTACATG GTATCTGATGCGTCCGGAGCGATGCAGGTGACCCTGGTCTCAGAGGAGAACCCGTTCTCTCAGAGCCATCTGCTGTCTGACGAGTGTTTCATCCTGGACCACGGGAAGAGCAAGATGATCTTCGTCTGGAAAG GCCGTAACGCCAACCCAAGCGAGAGGAAGACTGCCATGAAGACTGCTGAGGGCTTCATCCAGCAGATGGGCTACCCACCTAACACACAG ATCCAGGTACTCCCAGAGGGTGGGGAGACTCCTATCTTCAAGCAGTTCTTCCAGGGGTGGAGGGATAAGAACCAGAGCGAGGGGTTAGGGAAGGTCTTTGTGACTGAGAGGATCGCTAAGATACATCAGGTGGAGTTCGACGCCTCCAAGCTCCATGAGTCCCAGAGCATGGCAGCCCAGTATAACATGGTGGACGACAGCACAGGGGACACTCAG ATCTTCAGAGTGGAGACCAGTGGTCGAGTCCCAGTCGACCCAAAGACGTATGGCCAATTCTATGGAGGAGACTGTTACATCATCCTCTATACATATAAGAGAGGACAGATCATCTACACTTG GCAGGGGGCTAGCAGCACTCTAGATGAGCTCACAGCTTCAGCCTTCCTAACTGTGGAGCTGGATCGCTCTCTGGGAGGGAACGCAGTTCAG GTGAGAGTGTCCCAAGGAAAAGAGCCTGCCCATCTCCTGAGTCTGTTCAAAGCCAAGCCCCTCATCGTGTACAAGAGTGGTACCTCACGCATCGGAGGCCAGGCACCTGCGGCCCCCACACGCCTGTTCCAGGTCCGACGTAACCTGGGCACCATCACACGCGTCGCAGAG GTGGAGGCGGAGGCTGGCAGCCTGAACTCTAATGATGCCTACCTGCTGAAGCTGCCCGCGGGGGGGAGCTACCTGTGGGTGGGTAAGGGCGCCAGCGAGGACGAGGAGCAGGGGGCCCAGTACCTGAGTCAGGTGCTGATGTGTCAGACACAACGCATCGTAGAGGGACAGGAACCAG CGGACCTCTGGGCAGCATTAGGGGGGAAGAAGGAGTACCAGACATCAGAGAGATTGGAGAGTAAGAGCCTCACTCAACAACCTCGTCTGTTCGCCTGCTCCAACAAGACTGGCAGGTTCATA ATTGAGGAGGTTCCAGGAGAGTTCAGTCAGGAGGACCTGGCAGAGGATGACGTGATGCTGTTGGACATCTGGGATCAC GTGTTTGTCTGGATTGGCAAAGATGCCAATGAAGTTGAGAGAACTGAATCTGTAAAATCCG
- the LOC121572895 gene encoding uncharacterized protein LOC121572895: protein MHFQPDLEGDLPFAFQLEHGSAVTLLVNNAAPAPYRAGGVYQVYHAAPLASWHSLPVYQGPPPHQLALTTSEIQGETIPMGPVETPETSQHQDVLDSSQSSESSEPHKKKRKKQKKKHAAPKQRNPDGSFDWTSQEHSTTEKYKKIMSLLRKDGVEVVDETGTKGLTDTDSESDQHVNQMGRKTAVSKGKKATVKSRSRNRVNRLNRDTGDFQQSDISSSLLETQAIGPELEQLFYLPAEGNDEEDLLAEVLEELSGVPRYPDLSEDTLSNMTLSQYATLMNMFPHPQLPPLPVLFSLPLQPNIGPVYRETPYLLTPPTHCDWVTSYTNTVGHFEDQYPASPEPQQPGDSDYSNTYSHFRNPLAITTEPLQPGDCTNTGNHLEDQYVALPDNVVSHFWDYISPEPASSPEPELQPLVLSVEREPMKSEAQRLRQQTTRVTLYGLDRNPLADREDFTLEHYLDMFTD from the exons ATGCACTTTCAGCCTGATTTGGAAGGTGATCTTCCTTTTGCCTTTCAGCTAGAACATG GATCAGCAGTGACATTACTTGTGAACAATGCTGCCCCTGCCCCTTACCGTGCAGGTGGGGTATACCAGGTGTACCACGCAGCACCATTGGCCTCCTGGCACAGTCTTCCTGTGTACCAGGGTCCCCCACCTCACCAGCTGGCCTTGACCACTTCAGAGATACAAGGGGAGACTATTCCCATGGGCCCTGTTGAAACACCAGAGACAAGCCAGCATCAGGACGTTTTAGACTCGAGCCAGAGTTCGGAGTCTTCTGAGCCACacaagaagaagagaaagaaacAGAAGAAGAAGCATGCTGCACCTAAACAGAGGAACCCAGATGGCAGCTTTGATTGGACCAGCCAAGaacacagcactacagagaagTACAAGAAGATAATGTCACTGCTGAGGAAAGatggggtggaggtggtggaTGAGACAGGTACTAAGGGACTAACAGATACTGACAGTGAGTCTGACCAACATGTGAATCAAATGGGGAGAAAGACAGCAGTGAGTAAAGGAAAAAAAGCAACAGTGAAAAGTAGGAGCCGAAACCGGGTTAACCGACTAAACCGAGACACTGGAGACTTTCAGCAATCTGACATATCCTCATCTCTGCTAGAGACGCAGGCCATTGGACCTGAACTGGAGCAGTTATTCTACCTACCAGCAGAGGGCAATGACGAGGAAGACCTCCTTGCAGAAGTGTTGGAAGAGCTCTCAGGGGTTCCAAGATACCCAGACCTCTCCGAGGACACTTTGAGCAACATGACCCTTTCACAATATGCCACTCTCATGAACATGTTCCCCCACCCGCAGCTTCCTCCCTTACCCGtactcttctccctccctctgcaaccTAACATCGGCCCAGTCTATAGAGAGACTCCATACCTACTCACACCACCTACCCACTGCGACTGGGTCACCAGCTACACCAATACAGTTGGCCATTTTGAGGACCAGTATCCTGCCTCTCCAGAACCTCAGCAGCCAGGTGATTCCGACTACAGCAATACCTACAGCCATTTTAGGAACCCTTTAGCTATAACTACAGAACCCCTGCAGCCAGGTGACTGCACCAATACAGGCaaccatttggaagaccaatacGTTGCCTTACCTGACAATGTGGTTAGCCATTTTTGGGACTATATTTCCCCTGAGCCTGCCTCCTCCCCAGAGCCAGAGCTTCAGCCTTTAGTACTGAGTGTAGAGAGAGAGCCGATGAAGAGTGAGGCCCAGAGACTGAGGCAGCAGACAACCAGGGTCACATTATATGGCCTGGACCGCAACCCACTGGCTGACAGGGAGGACTTCACACTGGAGCACTACCTGGACATGTTCACTGACTGA
- the LOC121571901 gene encoding transmembrane protein 106B — MGKSLSLLPKQACHEDSQDSLTDTQEDDGKREDVSQFPYVEFTGRDSVTCPSCQGTGRIPRGQENQLVALIPYSDQRLRPRRTKLYVTASVAVCLLLSSLAVFFLFPRTIDVSYVGVKSIFVTYDEDKRIVYLNVTNTLNITNNNYYSVEVSNISAQVQFSKTVIGKSRINYITAISPLGMEQVDYMVPTIIADEMSYMYDYCSLQTIKVHNIVVMMQVTVTTMYFGHMEQVTQEMYQYVDCGGNTTTVRGAQPKVSNAPIPPE, encoded by the exons ATGGGGAAGTCCCTTTCCCTCCTGCCCAAGCAGGCATGCCACGAAGACTCCCAGGACAGCCTGACCGACACCCAGGAGGATGATGGGAAGAGAGAGGATGTGTCCCAGTTCCCCTACGTAGAGTTCACAGGCCGGGACAGCGTCACATGTCCCAGCTGCCAGGGCACTGGGAGGATACCTAGAG GCCAAGAGAACCAGCTGGTGGCGTTGATCCCATACAGTGACCAGAGACTCAGGCCTAGGAGAAC aAAGCTGTATGTGACGGCCTCGGTGGCTGTGTGTCTGCTGCTGTCCAGCCTGGCTGTCTTCTTCCTGTTCCCTCGTACCATAGACGTCTCCTACGTGGGCGTCAAGTCTATCTTCGTCACCTACGACGAGGACAAGAGGATTGTCTATCTCAATGTGACG AACACTCTGAACATCACCAATAACAACTACTACAGTGTAGAGGTGTCCAACATCTCAGCCCAGGTCCAGTTCTCCAAGACGGTGATCGGGAAGTCCCGTATCAATTACATCACTGCTATCAGTCCTCTGGGCATGGAGCAG GTTGACTACATGGTTCCCACCATTATAGCAGATGAGATGAGCTACATGTA TGATTACTGCAGCCTGCAGACCATAAAGGTGCATAACATCGTTGTCATGATGCA GGTGACGGTGACGACGATGTACTTTGGCCACATGGAGCAGGTCACTCAGGAGATGTACCAGTATGTAGACTGTGGAGGTAACACCACCACTGTGAGGGGGGCACAGCCCAAGGTGTCTAATGCCCCAATTCCCCCAGAGTAA